The DNA segment TGTAATCACTATGAATATGTAAAGGTACAAAGGACATAACTCTCTCCCAGCGCTAGCCCACAATCTTCCCCTGGGATTTCTTGTGAGCCAGATTTTATCTAGCAACGGAATCTTAGATTAACGCTTTTAGGGAATTTTCACTTCCGCAATATATGTATAAATAATGATAAGTGGATACGGAGAAAAAATATCTTATGTCCCCAGTCCCCAGTCCCTGCAACTTACCTTAAAACTCGCATTGTCAAAGGATAGCGATAATGTTCACCATTGTAAGCTTTTGTGGCAGCAAAAGTTACTAAAAATAGTTGCAATAGTAGTAAGGCTACAGTGAAATACATCCAAATAAATAATAAGCTGTCTAAAACTGTACTAACTTGATTTATTTCACCATTAGTAGTGACTGCAATGCTACAACTAGCTAAAACTAATAGTAATGAGATAGCTATGACAAAGACGATATAGAAAGTCAAAGAAATCTGAAAATTTAACGATTCTTTACCTTGGAAATCAACCCAGGGATATTTGACTTTTCTAGATTTCCAGACTAAGAAGGGGATCAAAATATTTAATGGTAAAAATAGAGGAACGCCTAAAAATACTACAAAGAATAAAAGTAACCACGCGAATAAAGCTGAGAAATGACACAACATCGCCCAGACCCGCATTTGTTTGTTGTGTTGTAATCTCATGGTTTTTTATCTCATGTGGATTGAGAAAGAATGCTTATCCACATTATCAATAAAAAAAGCCCCAAAACAGCTTAAAATTTGAGAATTTCTCGGTCATAATTTTCCGGTAGCGGTTCAATTTCCCATACTATGCCTTCTCCAGCCTCTAAAGCAACTTCAACGTAGAGTTGTTCTACAGCATTTGTGGCAATATCTTCATTATTGGGAAATGACTGTAGGTCTTCTGTGAGGAGTCGGAGTTTAAAGCCACCGGGAATAACTGCACCTACGGTTGCATTCCGTAATTCAAAGCGCCAATAAGATGCGTCTGGTTCACCTTGTGGTGTAATCAACAGTTCGTATAGTTGACCAGCAATGGTTAATCGGCGAGACAAGGTGACACCCGCTTGTCTATCTTCTACACTCCTAGCCCCAGCCGCACTTAATTGTAAATTCAAGCGTCCCCAACCCATATTCTGTGCTACTTGAGACACACCACTTTGCAACCATTGTAGTACCAATCTCTGCTCAGGCAGTCCCAAACGGCGTTCATATAAACTTTGCCGCCAGCCGCCATGTTCAATTAATGCGCCCCATAGTTGAAAAGGGATGGCTAACCGGGGGTTAATGATTTCTGGATTGCTTAAACGGGTGATGAGATTTTGGGCTTGTTCCTGGGGTAGGTTTGGTAATGCAGCTAGGGCATTACGTGTGACTTCATCAGGGCATAAATCCTGCGCTACAGCTAACACACCGAGATCTTTAACAATATCAGTTATATCTAACGAATAGGTGCGATCGCCTGGATCATATTGGCCTTGATTCTTCAGTTGCGTATGGGTACAGTAGCCCCAAACTTCTACATATTCCCCATCTACTTGCACCGCTAAATAATAATCCCCTGCCCAGGTTGGTAAATCTACCCATTCTTGCTGCACACGCAATTCGCTGTGATCAATATTTTCACTGGGAACCAAAATAAATCTCTTTCCGTCAATTGTGACTGCGGTTCCATTCACTAGTTCCCAAAGACTGGCTAGAGTCATGGTGGATGGCCACACCTTTGCCTGTGTGGAAAAGTCTTCCTGTAACCACGGCAAGACTGCTCTCAGGCAAAGTTCGTTGATATAAGCTTGATAACCTGAGTAAGGATGAGAAAATAACTGGCTGTCAATACTTGCTGTTGTAGAGTCAGGGATTTCTAAAATCAGGTCTGTCGAGTCAGCAAAGGTGAATACTGTGGGGTTAGCAGTCATAGGGTTTACTCCGGGGATTTCTTTGGCTGGGTTTGGGGCAAGCTGGGAAAATTGCTGTTTCCCGAACAGACGTGAAAATCTCCAATTCTTTATTAATAGTTAATTTTCGACTGTTTTAGCATTTTTTATGTATTAGAGACATTGTAGTAATTCTGTAACCAGTCTTCTATTAATGTACTCATAGCTTTGAGTATGTCTGAAGTCAGGGAAATATGCAGTATGTCTTGACTCCAGCTAGCTACAGACCGCAGTAAAGTTTCCTTGGCTTTGGTTAATCGCCGGGAAACAGTGTACTGTTTGATCTCTAATTGTTGAGCAATGCCATCTTGATTGAGTTTTTGCTCGTAGTATAGTTGCAGTATTTGTTGTAGTTGCGTGTCGAGTTGAGCGATCGCCTCAACTAAGACTTGATAAATTTCCGTTTGTTGAGAACTTCTGGCTTGTTCTTCTTCTTGGGCAATAATTTCCTGAATTAGGGATGGCTGTTCTGTCCCTGGGAGATTATCTAGTAACTCAAATGAATCATCAGCACCCTTAGATACATTGAGAGAATCTGGGGTGGGATAAAGATACTTACGGGCTGCTTTCGCTGCATTTAATAACCACTTTTCCATATCTTGGGGATTAGCGGGTTGGTGGCTTTGGGAATTGTAAGCTTTGGCGATCGCCTCCCAAGTAGTATCATCTGGTCGAGACAGTTGGCGAGAGTTAGCCGCCTTGGTGGGGACATACAAAGTTTTGAAGCAATTCCAAGCAAGGATATAGGCAGGGATCTCCGTTGAGGATAAACCACTGTTTTGTAAAGACTCATACAAGCGCTTCTGGCTGATTTTGCGTAACAGACCCCAATCAGTACAGATATCGACTTCTTGACGTTGGCGTAAAGTTTCGCGGATTGCACTACCAAAAATAATACTGGCGTAGTTTTTCAGGGTACTGCTTTGACTGGGATCGAAACCTTTCAGGACTCGATCAACTTGGGCGATCGCTACTTGGAAACAATCAGATAACCTATATTGCGTACTGACAAAACTAGCGGCTGTTTTTTGGGATATCCAATAACAAGGTTCTTGCAAATAAGCAGCCAGATGTTGCTTCGCCAGAGGTTGAGTTTCCGGAATCTGCCAAAACTTATACCAATATAAAGCCCAAAAATATTCCGAAGTTTCCTTTGGCGTGTGCTTCAGACAACCGAGGATGCTACGACGCAATCGTGATTCCGTCGCCCAACCACTGAAGCGATCGGCATCGAATTGCACAAAAGTCGAAAAAATTTCAGTAACGCTTTGCCGAGGTTGCATAAGAACTAGAAGCCGACCTAGAGGAAAAATGAAGGCGTTAAACGACACCTGCACAAACTTTACTATAAGCAACAAAGATTATGTTTGCGCCAGTCAAGTAATTTTCTTAACTGTCCTTGCATTTCGAGGAAAATTTTGAAATATTCAAAAATGTCAAAAGCGATCGCACCCAAAGAAGCACAAAGCAAAGTCAAAGCCTCCTAAGCAATAGCCGGATTAGTTAAGAAGCCCACACTGTAACTATACTCAGTTCAGTGTGTGAAGTATGTCATGTAAAATCCTCAATTATCAATTATCCTATTTTTATTAATTTGGTCAGGCGATCGCCATCCTATTTTTTTGCAATCACTCATCTAAAATCAGATAAATAACTACCCATAAAAAACAAATTAAGGTGCGTTTGGCAAAACCATAACGCACCTTATTTCTAACAAATGACTAATAACCAATGACTAATTGGCCACTTCAGCTATTTCTATCACCCGCCCTTCATAATCCTTGACTAGAAAATTTAGAGGCTTCTGGTTACGAATCTTAA comes from the Nostoc sp. PCC 7120 = FACHB-418 genome and includes:
- a CDS encoding DUF4870 domain-containing protein, translating into MRLQHNKQMRVWAMLCHFSALFAWLLLFFVVFLGVPLFLPLNILIPFLVWKSRKVKYPWVDFQGKESLNFQISLTFYIVFVIAISLLLVLASCSIAVTTNGEINQVSTVLDSLLFIWMYFTVALLLLQLFLVTFAATKAYNGEHYRYPLTMRVLR
- a CDS encoding DUF1822 family protein; protein product: MTANPTVFTFADSTDLILEIPDSTTASIDSQLFSHPYSGYQAYINELCLRAVLPWLQEDFSTQAKVWPSTMTLASLWELVNGTAVTIDGKRFILVPSENIDHSELRVQQEWVDLPTWAGDYYLAVQVDGEYVEVWGYCTHTQLKNQGQYDPGDRTYSLDITDIVKDLGVLAVAQDLCPDEVTRNALAALPNLPQEQAQNLITRLSNPEIINPRLAIPFQLWGALIEHGGWRQSLYERRLGLPEQRLVLQWLQSGVSQVAQNMGWGRLNLQLSAAGARSVEDRQAGVTLSRRLTIAGQLYELLITPQGEPDASYWRFELRNATVGAVIPGGFKLRLLTEDLQSFPNNEDIATNAVEQLYVEVALEAGEGIVWEIEPLPENYDREILKF
- a CDS encoding sigma-70 family RNA polymerase sigma factor, producing the protein MQPRQSVTEIFSTFVQFDADRFSGWATESRLRRSILGCLKHTPKETSEYFWALYWYKFWQIPETQPLAKQHLAAYLQEPCYWISQKTAASFVSTQYRLSDCFQVAIAQVDRVLKGFDPSQSSTLKNYASIIFGSAIRETLRQRQEVDICTDWGLLRKISQKRLYESLQNSGLSSTEIPAYILAWNCFKTLYVPTKAANSRQLSRPDDTTWEAIAKAYNSQSHQPANPQDMEKWLLNAAKAARKYLYPTPDSLNVSKGADDSFELLDNLPGTEQPSLIQEIIAQEEEQARSSQQTEIYQVLVEAIAQLDTQLQQILQLYYEQKLNQDGIAQQLEIKQYTVSRRLTKAKETLLRSVASWSQDILHISLTSDILKAMSTLIEDWLQNYYNVSNT